Proteins from one Niallia circulans genomic window:
- a CDS encoding GNAT family N-acetyltransferase, giving the protein MSYIFKSERLGFRLLTVEDSENCALFWGSDEVMAYTGGSIATELLPQVIDFYAQSQQDYGITVYGVEDISSGELIGAAGFDIDSAVDDIELVFHFIKDAWGKGFASEAAVACIRYAAEVYQPKSIIASSSVENKKALNILGKIGFAYLGIHYLEDTAQDEALFQLVL; this is encoded by the coding sequence GTGAGTTATATTTTTAAAAGCGAAAGGCTGGGCTTCCGATTATTGACTGTTGAGGATAGTGAAAACTGTGCATTATTTTGGGGCAGTGATGAGGTCATGGCCTATACTGGCGGAAGCATTGCTACAGAACTACTTCCGCAAGTCATTGATTTCTATGCTCAATCACAGCAGGATTACGGCATTACAGTTTATGGCGTAGAGGATATTTCGTCAGGCGAGCTCATCGGTGCAGCAGGATTTGATATTGACTCTGCGGTTGATGATATTGAGCTGGTTTTTCATTTCATAAAGGACGCTTGGGGCAAGGGCTTTGCTTCTGAAGCTGCTGTTGCCTGCATTCGTTACGCAGCGGAAGTTTATCAGCCGAAAAGTATCATTGCTTCCAGTAGTGTCGAAAACAAAAAAGCATTAAATATACTTGGTAAGATTGGGTTTGCTTATTTGGGAATTCATTATTTGGAAGATACTGCTCAAGACGAAGCCCTCTTTCAGCTTGTTTTATAA
- a CDS encoding BlaI/MecI/CopY family transcriptional regulator, with the protein MKINKFKVHEKGLNRFFGPLEARIMDLLWENEELSIKSVQTHLETDKAVSFNTVMTVMNRLADKGILNKRHVGRSFLYSPKLSREDFLNTQSKELTYELMDEFGSSVVVNHMLDALQNVDEGLVAKLEQKIKDWKKDR; encoded by the coding sequence ATGAAAATAAATAAATTTAAAGTTCATGAAAAAGGTTTAAATCGTTTTTTTGGCCCATTGGAAGCTAGAATAATGGATTTGCTCTGGGAAAATGAGGAGCTTTCCATAAAAAGTGTGCAGACGCATTTAGAAACAGACAAAGCTGTTAGCTTTAATACTGTTATGACTGTTATGAACCGCTTAGCAGATAAAGGCATACTTAACAAACGCCATGTTGGCAGAAGCTTTCTTTACTCCCCGAAGTTGTCGCGGGAAGACTTCCTCAATACACAGTCAAAGGAGCTAACATATGAGCTTATGGATGAGTTTGGGTCAAGTGTTGTCGTCAACCATATGCTTGATGCATTGCAGAATGTTGATGAAGGTTTAGTGGCAAAACTGGAACAAAAAATAAAAGATTGGAAAAAGGATCGATAA
- a CDS encoding M56 family metallopeptidase, translating into MTKNHANYLLLISVLISGSILLQMIWYIYSLTSNFDIRFNLFQACQQLFEMFGVPFLEYILLAFVTFTLLHLVWFCMIQIKKLLNLRTKVTSLTCSEMSREWNSRFQTNRIHVIQCEQPFAITVGFTKPQIVLTTGLWDILYDEEIESVIYHEFHHSYQFDPMKTFMMELFAKVLWFLPILKWLAQQFSIVREVLADNYAIEKSGQRLHISSALLKMINSKQVHHPVSFVSFADGSVNYRIQNMIEPNTSNKIKWPLVSSAASLSIFTLLSLVFSKLLHY; encoded by the coding sequence ATGACGAAAAATCATGCTAATTACCTGTTGCTGATCAGCGTTTTGATAAGCGGCAGTATCCTCCTTCAGATGATATGGTATATTTATTCGCTCACAAGCAATTTTGACATTCGCTTTAACCTGTTCCAAGCTTGCCAGCAGCTGTTCGAAATGTTTGGAGTTCCTTTCTTGGAATATATCCTACTTGCATTTGTCACCTTTACACTTCTCCATTTGGTATGGTTTTGCATGATACAAATAAAGAAACTGCTTAACCTAAGAACAAAAGTAACTAGTCTGACATGCAGCGAGATGAGTCGTGAATGGAATAGTCGTTTTCAAACAAACCGCATCCATGTTATTCAGTGCGAACAGCCTTTTGCGATTACTGTTGGATTTACTAAGCCGCAAATTGTGCTGACAACTGGTTTATGGGATATTCTATATGACGAAGAAATTGAGTCTGTTATTTATCACGAATTCCATCACTCCTACCAGTTTGACCCTATGAAAACCTTTATGATGGAGCTTTTCGCAAAGGTGCTTTGGTTCCTGCCTATCCTTAAATGGCTGGCTCAGCAATTTTCAATCGTACGGGAAGTGCTTGCTGACAATTACGCAATCGAAAAAAGTGGACAGAGATTGCATATATCAAGTGCACTGTTAAAAATGATTAACAGTAAACAAGTGCACCATCCCGTAAGCTTCGTTTCGTTTGCAGATGGCTCTGTTAACTACCGTATTCAAAATATGATTGAGCCTAATACAAGCAATAAAATAAAATGGCCACTAGTTAGTAGTGCTGCCTCCCTATCGATTTTTACGCTGCTGAGTTTAGTTTTCTCAAAACTGCTGCATTACTAA
- a CDS encoding DoxX family protein: MKFTHIGIVVIRVVLGVIFFAHGLSKFQGGIENTAGFFTSLGLPGFSAYLVAGIELIGGALIILGLATRIIAALFAAIMVVAIATVSLQNGLVGGFEFDLSLLAMSLLLVLNKEQAYSVDNVILSSRKKEQNV, from the coding sequence ATGAAATTTACACATATCGGTATTGTTGTTATTCGCGTTGTTCTAGGTGTGATATTTTTTGCACATGGGTTATCTAAATTTCAGGGAGGAATTGAAAATACTGCTGGGTTCTTCACTAGTTTAGGCCTGCCAGGATTCTCTGCCTATCTTGTCGCTGGAATTGAACTCATTGGTGGTGCTCTTATTATCCTTGGACTCGCAACGAGAATTATTGCTGCATTGTTTGCTGCTATTATGGTTGTTGCGATTGCGACAGTCAGCCTGCAAAACGGCTTAGTGGGCGGATTTGAATTTGATCTATCATTGCTTGCAATGTCTCTATTATTAGTATTAAATAAAGAACAGGCATATTCTGTAGATAATGTTATACTATCAAGTAGGAAGAAAGAACAGAATGTTTAA
- a CDS encoding DsbA family protein: MAKTKNQKQKKAKSTGNKPSKFIYWIIGIVVVCIAGLVILANLPEKGFDFDYENQPVLGEESADVSIVEFGDYRCPVCKNFNESFFPVVKENLIDTGKAKFYYMNYPFIHADSTTSALFAETVYSELGNDIFWKFHDSIFANQPDNETEETYTEDFLKERLKDAGASDEEITKVTEAFQKQTAKDSLQQDLDYVNQLNITGTPTIYVNGVKFEGTSYDELLDMVNEAAEK; encoded by the coding sequence GTGGCAAAAACGAAAAATCAGAAACAAAAAAAAGCAAAATCAACTGGAAATAAGCCTTCTAAATTTATTTATTGGATCATCGGCATCGTTGTCGTCTGCATTGCGGGGCTTGTCATTTTAGCAAATCTGCCTGAAAAAGGGTTCGATTTCGACTATGAAAATCAACCTGTATTAGGAGAAGAATCTGCTGATGTCAGTATCGTAGAATTCGGAGATTACCGCTGTCCTGTTTGTAAAAACTTTAATGAATCCTTTTTCCCTGTTGTAAAGGAAAACTTGATTGACACAGGTAAAGCGAAATTCTATTACATGAATTATCCATTTATACATGCTGATTCCACTACTTCGGCACTGTTTGCCGAAACGGTTTACAGCGAACTAGGCAACGATATCTTTTGGAAGTTCCATGATTCTATTTTCGCTAATCAGCCTGATAACGAAACAGAAGAGACATATACTGAAGATTTCTTGAAAGAGCGACTAAAGGATGCTGGAGCGTCGGATGAAGAGATTACAAAGGTGACAGAAGCGTTCCAAAAGCAAACAGCGAAAGACTCTTTGCAACAAGATTTAGACTATGTTAATCAATTAAACATCACTGGAACTCCAACCATCTATGTTAACGGTGTTAAATTCGAAGGCACAAGCTATGACGAATTATTGGATATGGTGAATGAAGCAGCTGAAAAGTAA
- a CDS encoding Type 1 glutamine amidotransferase-like domain-containing protein: MARHFYAFGSGPPFTSTLAQQFMEQTKRGAIAILLVDRDDWLSYMPAYTDELKKYGAGTFYYLPLPSTTEEQVIKTIKDSGGIIICGGDTSRYAEYIADTNIGAAIKEAYVQGVPVAGFSAGALISPQKCIISSKDNKEQRYAERNGIGLLYDTYFAVHFSEWNETSHLQAIKAKHPTANVYGIDEKTGVYFQNEIIARMEGGGVYQIQTNGCKKIVGT; the protein is encoded by the coding sequence TTGGCACGTCATTTTTATGCTTTTGGGAGCGGGCCGCCATTTACTTCAACACTGGCACAGCAGTTTATGGAACAGACAAAAAGGGGAGCGATTGCAATCCTGCTAGTTGACCGGGATGACTGGCTTTCCTATATGCCTGCCTATACAGATGAACTAAAAAAATATGGTGCTGGAACGTTTTATTATTTACCACTCCCAAGTACTACAGAGGAACAAGTAATAAAAACGATTAAAGACAGTGGAGGCATAATTATTTGCGGCGGAGACACGAGCCGCTATGCAGAGTATATCGCTGATACTAATATAGGAGCAGCAATAAAGGAAGCGTACGTGCAGGGAGTACCAGTTGCAGGTTTTTCAGCAGGCGCATTGATAAGTCCGCAAAAATGTATTATTTCTAGTAAAGATAACAAGGAGCAGCGATATGCTGAAAGGAATGGCATTGGCTTGCTATATGATACATATTTTGCTGTTCATTTTTCTGAATGGAACGAAACAAGCCATTTACAAGCAATTAAAGCAAAACATCCAACCGCCAATGTATATGGTATTGACGAAAAGACTGGTGTTTACTTTCAAAATGAAATAATAGCGAGAATGGAAGGGGGCGGGGTATATCAAATACAGACAAATGGATGCAAGAAAATAGTAGGTACATAA
- a CDS encoding YebC/PmpR family DNA-binding transcriptional regulator, giving the protein MGRKWNNIKEKKASKDANTSRIYAKFGREIYVAAKQGEPDPESNQALKVVLERAKTYSVPKNIIDRAIEKAKGGSEETYDELRYEGFGPNGSMVIVDALTNNVNRTASDVRAAFGKNGGNMGVSGSVAYMFDATAVIGIEGKSEEDVLELLMEADVDVRDIIAEDDTVIVYAEPDQFHAVQEAFKSAGVTEFTVAELTMLAQNDVTLDEESQAKFEKMIDAIEDLEDVRQVYHNVDLGE; this is encoded by the coding sequence ATGGGTCGTAAATGGAATAATATTAAAGAAAAAAAAGCATCAAAGGATGCAAACACAAGCCGTATATACGCTAAGTTTGGCCGTGAGATTTATGTGGCTGCAAAACAAGGGGAGCCAGATCCAGAATCAAACCAAGCATTAAAGGTTGTTTTAGAACGCGCTAAAACGTACAGTGTACCAAAGAATATCATTGATCGTGCTATTGAAAAGGCGAAGGGCGGATCAGAAGAAACGTATGATGAGCTTCGCTATGAAGGATTCGGTCCGAATGGTTCAATGGTAATTGTTGATGCACTTACAAACAATGTAAACAGAACAGCTTCAGATGTTCGTGCTGCATTCGGGAAAAACGGCGGAAACATGGGTGTCAGTGGATCAGTTGCTTATATGTTTGATGCAACAGCCGTTATTGGTATTGAGGGCAAATCAGAAGAAGACGTATTGGAATTGTTGATGGAAGCAGATGTTGATGTTCGTGACATTATTGCTGAAGACGACACTGTGATTGTTTATGCTGAGCCAGACCAATTCCATGCAGTACAAGAAGCATTCAAAAGTGCTGGTGTTACAGAATTTACTGTAGCCGAATTAACAATGCTTGCTCAAAACGATGTAACACTTGATGAAGAATCACAAGCGAAATTCGAAAAGATGATCGACGCGATTGAAGATTTAGAGGATGTTCGCCAAGTCTATCACAATGTTGACTTAGGTGAATAA
- a CDS encoding SET domain-containing protein translates to MIEVKVSPISDGEFNRGVFATEDIKKGELIHKAPVISYPNEQHEHIEKTLLADYAFEYGINHTAILLGYGMLFNHAYEPNAVYDINFDEHTFDFYAYKDIKAGEEILINYNGDVDDKELLWFDKDE, encoded by the coding sequence ATGATAGAAGTAAAAGTATCTCCAATAAGTGATGGGGAATTCAACAGAGGTGTTTTCGCTACAGAAGATATCAAAAAAGGCGAGCTTATTCATAAAGCTCCTGTTATTTCATATCCGAACGAACAGCACGAGCATATTGAAAAAACGCTGCTAGCTGATTATGCATTTGAATATGGCATAAATCATACTGCCATTCTTCTTGGCTATGGCATGCTGTTTAACCATGCTTATGAACCAAATGCTGTATATGATATTAATTTTGATGAACATACATTTGATTTTTATGCCTATAAGGATATTAAAGCAGGCGAAGAAATCTTAATTAACTATAATGGCGATGTGGATGATAAAGAACTGCTTTGGTTTGACAAAGACGAATAA
- a CDS encoding LLM class flavin-dependent oxidoreductase, which yields MSNINIPVSVLNLAPIRLGQGEKEAIDAMVTLAQATEDMGYSRYWIAEHHNSPTLVSSATSILIKHTLEHTNKIKVGSGGIMLPNHSPLVVAEQFGTMAVLYPDRLDLGLGRAPGTDMKTASALRRAQHDTVYTFPDDVQALLTYFGPEEEQGYVRAYPGANKNIPLYILGSSTDSAYLAAQLGLPYVFAAHFAPGQMEEAISIYKRRFKPSQYLAEPNMIVCLNVIAAETDEDAKREATTMQQFFLNVVRGTRTPLSPPVDSMEAIWGMMEKEMATSMSSMSFIGSKNSVKEQLESFQEKYDVNEIMAVSYIYDEKKQIRSYEIFKEIVDGR from the coding sequence ATGTCTAACATAAATATACCTGTCTCTGTCTTAAATTTGGCACCAATTCGCCTTGGACAGGGAGAAAAAGAAGCCATTGATGCAATGGTGACTTTAGCACAAGCAACAGAAGATATGGGCTACTCACGCTATTGGATTGCAGAGCATCATAACTCTCCGACATTAGTGAGCTCGGCAACTTCTATCTTAATAAAACATACATTAGAGCACACAAATAAAATCAAGGTTGGATCTGGCGGCATTATGCTTCCGAACCATTCACCACTTGTTGTGGCAGAGCAGTTTGGAACAATGGCTGTCCTGTATCCTGACCGACTGGACTTGGGGCTTGGACGGGCGCCGGGAACAGATATGAAAACAGCCAGTGCCTTAAGAAGAGCACAGCATGATACGGTCTACACCTTCCCGGATGATGTGCAGGCATTGCTGACGTATTTTGGACCAGAGGAAGAGCAGGGCTATGTTCGTGCATACCCAGGAGCTAACAAAAACATACCGCTTTATATTCTTGGTTCATCAACAGACTCTGCTTATCTTGCAGCACAGCTAGGTCTGCCATATGTATTTGCTGCTCATTTTGCACCAGGGCAAATGGAAGAGGCTATCTCTATATACAAACGAAGATTTAAGCCATCTCAATATTTGGCTGAACCGAATATGATTGTCTGCTTAAATGTCATTGCGGCAGAAACAGATGAAGACGCAAAAAGGGAAGCAACTACGATGCAGCAATTTTTCTTGAATGTTGTTAGAGGAACACGTACACCTTTAAGTCCACCAGTTGACAGCATGGAGGCAATTTGGGGCATGATGGAAAAAGAAATGGCAACCTCCATGTCCAGCATGTCATTCATCGGCAGCAAAAATTCTGTGAAAGAACAGCTAGAAAGCTTCCAGGAAAAATACGATGTGAATGAAATCATGGCCGTTTCTTATATTTATGATGAGAAAAAGCAAATTCGCTCCTATGAAATCTTTAAAGAGATTGTGGACGGCCGTTAA
- a CDS encoding YesL family protein, whose protein sequence is MNIIDSKFYNVIDKLSNLFILNIFWLLSCLPLFTIAPATSAMYSVIRQWKINGDTSVVRNYFHYFKENFRQSIAIGAIMAVLLAVLFFNYFYLNQDQSLMKIVMTVPVLLVSVLFLTTLFYIFPMIAHYKLPTKTAFKNSLLLSMMNIHITVVILAVFGMVSVVLFYMPFTGIIIFSTAAWLHYSLCHKVFARMDEAKQSIIIEGP, encoded by the coding sequence GTGAATATTATCGACAGTAAGTTTTATAATGTTATAGATAAACTTTCCAATCTCTTTATTCTGAATATTTTTTGGCTGCTGTCATGCCTGCCTCTTTTTACAATTGCACCAGCAACCAGTGCGATGTACAGTGTGATCAGGCAATGGAAAATCAACGGAGATACAAGTGTTGTCCGCAACTATTTTCATTATTTCAAAGAAAATTTCAGGCAGAGCATAGCAATCGGTGCTATTATGGCAGTTTTGCTTGCTGTGCTGTTTTTTAACTATTTTTATTTAAATCAAGATCAATCACTGATGAAAATAGTGATGACGGTGCCTGTTTTATTGGTCAGTGTCCTCTTTTTGACCACTTTATTTTATATTTTTCCGATGATCGCCCATTATAAATTGCCAACAAAGACGGCTTTCAAAAATTCTCTGCTCCTTTCCATGATGAATATTCATATAACTGTAGTAATTCTTGCGGTATTCGGAATGGTGAGTGTTGTGCTTTTTTATATGCCATTTACAGGCATCATTATTTTCAGCACTGCTGCTTGGCTGCATTATAGTTTATGTCATAAAGTGTTTGCGAGAATGGATGAAGCAAAGCAGTCGATTATCATAGAAGGTCCATGA
- a CDS encoding LacI family DNA-binding transcriptional regulator produces MRVTIKDIAKYCGVSSGTVDRALNNRPGIKEKTKQKVLQASKDLKYRPDFTARSLVKGRTMTLGIVLFDLYNRSYAQLLTAVELKAREYGYFLYIALTDKDMENEKQCIEYLANHKVDGIILFSVNKGHEFEEYLHGFSIPIITIFNFLSEDWEYVGIPERAAMKNGVSHIIDKGYKQFIYISPPLKYKGITNIYTQEERLQGFLEALAFNDLKEAEIIRHNDYLDYLEKINFRQRERTAIICSCDLYALEVMRFLKTKGYTIPLDVGIMGFDNIDVLKYVTPALTTIEYPVEAIGDKAVESLVHKIEKGSYINNENTELSYRFIAGESI; encoded by the coding sequence ATGAGGGTCACTATCAAGGATATCGCAAAATATTGTGGGGTATCATCAGGCACGGTAGACCGTGCGCTGAACAATCGCCCTGGCATTAAAGAAAAAACAAAACAAAAGGTACTGCAGGCATCAAAGGATTTGAAATACCGTCCAGACTTTACAGCAAGGAGCTTAGTAAAAGGAAGAACGATGACACTTGGGATTGTGCTGTTTGATCTTTATAACCGTTCATATGCACAGCTTTTAACAGCAGTCGAGCTCAAAGCGAGGGAATACGGCTATTTTTTGTATATTGCTTTAACAGATAAGGATATGGAGAATGAAAAGCAATGCATTGAATATTTGGCAAATCATAAGGTGGATGGAATTATTCTTTTTTCCGTTAATAAAGGACATGAGTTTGAAGAATATCTCCACGGATTTTCGATTCCAATCATCACTATTTTCAATTTCCTGTCCGAAGATTGGGAATATGTTGGCATACCTGAAAGGGCTGCAATGAAAAATGGTGTCAGCCACATTATTGATAAGGGCTATAAGCAGTTCATCTACATATCGCCACCATTGAAGTATAAGGGCATAACGAATATTTACACACAGGAAGAAAGGCTCCAGGGCTTTTTAGAAGCATTAGCCTTTAACGATTTGAAAGAGGCAGAGATTATTAGGCATAATGATTATCTCGATTACTTGGAAAAGATAAACTTCCGGCAAAGAGAGCGGACGGCAATCATTTGTTCTTGTGATTTATATGCATTAGAAGTTATGCGCTTTTTGAAAACAAAAGGCTATACCATTCCTCTTGATGTAGGAATAATGGGCTTTGATAATATCGATGTATTGAAGTACGTTACCCCCGCTCTAACAACGATTGAATATCCTGTCGAGGCGATAGGGGATAAGGCGGTGGAAAGCCTTGTTCATAAAATCGAAAAGGGCAGTTACATAAACAACGAGAATACGGAGCTTTCATACAGATTTATTGCGGGAGAATCAATCTAA
- a CDS encoding carbohydrate ABC transporter permease, with product MKIFSTKGKTKSDIVFDTFIFILCLFIFLLVAYPLYFVVIASVSDSTLVSTGQVTLYPKGFSLFGYKEIFNDSRIWVGYKNTIIYTVLGTFVNLLLTLPAAYVLSRQDFKARRFLMFIFVVTMFFNGGLIPTYLLMKELSLINNMWVFILPFSVNVFNLIITRTFFESSLPKELFEAAQMDGCTHFQFFGKIALPLSKAVISVVGLYYLVGHWNDFFTGLIYIRDYSLQPLQIVLRDILLSNQVFAEGAGAGGAAGGYAQKYADQIKYGVIIVSTLPILIIYPFIQKYFEKGVMIGSVKG from the coding sequence ATGAAGATTTTCAGCACAAAAGGTAAAACCAAAAGCGACATTGTTTTTGATACATTCATTTTCATATTATGTTTATTTATCTTCTTATTGGTCGCATACCCGTTATATTTTGTCGTCATCGCCTCTGTCAGTGATTCGACCTTAGTGTCAACAGGGCAAGTGACGCTGTATCCGAAAGGCTTCAGCTTGTTCGGCTATAAAGAGATATTTAATGATTCAAGAATATGGGTCGGCTATAAAAATACAATTATTTATACCGTATTAGGAACATTTGTTAATCTATTGCTTACGCTGCCGGCAGCGTATGTGCTTTCAAGGCAGGATTTTAAGGCAAGACGATTTTTAATGTTCATCTTTGTTGTTACAATGTTTTTTAATGGCGGACTTATCCCAACATACTTGTTAATGAAGGAGCTAAGCTTAATCAATAATATGTGGGTGTTCATTCTTCCGTTTTCTGTGAATGTATTTAACTTAATTATAACAAGAACCTTTTTTGAAAGCTCCTTGCCGAAAGAGCTGTTTGAGGCAGCACAAATGGACGGGTGTACACATTTTCAATTCTTCGGAAAAATTGCCTTGCCCTTATCAAAAGCAGTCATTTCTGTTGTCGGCTTATACTATTTAGTTGGACATTGGAATGATTTCTTCACCGGCTTGATTTATATCAGAGATTATAGCCTGCAGCCATTGCAAATTGTGCTAAGAGATATTCTTTTATCCAACCAAGTATTTGCCGAAGGTGCAGGTGCAGGTGGGGCTGCTGGCGGGTACGCACAGAAATATGCAGACCAAATCAAGTATGGAGTCATCATTGTTTCGACATTGCCGATCTTGATTATTTACCCATTCATTCAAAAATACTTTGAAAAAGGGGTTATGATAGGTTCTGTGAAAGGCTGA
- a CDS encoding ABC transporter permease, with product MTTKPAKKRNVLQSLKRDYQLWIMILPAIVIIIIFNYIPMYGVQLAFREYDFTKGITGGEWVGLHYFKEFINSYMFADLMKNTVVISLATIILGFPAPIILAIIINQVIWKRWKKAIQTTVYLPHFISLVVMVGLLNVLLSPNSGVVGHIMHSFGWDINLLASEKAFVPVYVLSDIWQHAGWNSIIYLAALASVDPQLYDSAKIDGASRWQTIRYVDLPAIVPTMIILFILSMGNILNTGFEKIFLMQNPLNLPVSEVIATYVYKIGIISNQFSYSAAIGLFNTMINFVFLIAMNYIAKRFSNISLW from the coding sequence ATGACAACGAAGCCTGCAAAAAAAAGAAATGTTTTACAAAGCTTGAAACGGGATTACCAATTATGGATTATGATCCTGCCAGCGATTGTTATTATTATCATCTTTAATTATATCCCGATGTATGGTGTGCAGTTAGCATTTAGAGAATATGACTTCACAAAGGGAATTACAGGCGGTGAGTGGGTTGGGCTTCATTACTTTAAGGAGTTCATTAACAGCTATATGTTTGCTGATTTAATGAAAAACACTGTGGTAATCAGCCTTGCGACCATTATACTTGGCTTCCCTGCACCAATCATTCTGGCAATAATCATAAATCAAGTCATTTGGAAGCGTTGGAAAAAAGCGATCCAAACGACCGTTTATTTGCCTCATTTCATTTCCTTAGTAGTTATGGTGGGCTTGCTTAATGTTCTTTTGTCGCCTAATTCAGGCGTTGTTGGGCATATTATGCATTCCTTCGGCTGGGATATAAACCTATTGGCGTCAGAGAAGGCATTTGTTCCTGTTTATGTGCTATCAGATATTTGGCAGCATGCAGGCTGGAACAGCATCATTTATTTAGCAGCATTAGCAAGTGTGGACCCGCAGCTCTATGATTCTGCAAAAATCGACGGTGCAAGCAGATGGCAAACGATTCGCTATGTTGACCTGCCGGCGATTGTGCCAACGATGATTATCCTATTTATTTTAAGTATGGGGAATATCCTTAATACCGGATTTGAAAAAATCTTTTTAATGCAAAATCCTCTTAATCTTCCAGTCTCTGAAGTCATCGCGACATATGTGTATAAAATCGGGATTATCTCAAATCAGTTCAGCTATTCTGCTGCCATCGGCCTTTTTAATACAATGATCAATTTCGTCTTCCTGATCGCAATGAATTATATAGCCAAAAGGTTTTCTAATATTAGCTTATGGTAG